The Vibrio cyclitrophicus sequence TTGCACTAAATGGCTTACAATGTGTCGTTGAAAGAGCTTCCAGTCCATGAAAACCATTGAGTGTCAGTTTACATAAGGTATCTACGCCACCGACTAATACAGCATCAGCCATGCCTGAATCTAGTACACGTTGTGCCGTGAGAAATACACGACCACTGGACGAGCAAGCTGTTGAGATCGCGTAGCTTGGCCCGGTTAATGAGCAGTATTGGCTAATGAACTCGGAAGTATCCCCTAGCTCTTGTTTCGAATAGTGATAATGTTCGGGAAAAGAGCCTTGGTCGAGTTTGTGCTTAAACGCGGCCTCACCGTCAGAGATCCCCGAAGTGCTGGTGCCGATAACCACAGCAATTCTATCTGCGCCAAACTGAGATTTTGCTTGCTCGATAGAATCTTCAATTTGATTAAGAGCTGACAGCGCCAGTTGATTGTTACGAGTGGCATATTGCGCAAGTGCTGAAGGAATCGGTGGTAGTTCACCCGCGATCTGACCAACGACCGTATGTTTACCATCGTTCAGCATATCGTTTACTTCAACCATATTTGATTCCCACTCATCTTTCAGACAGCTATGAATATCGGCAATCTCTGAGCCTAGCGCTGAGTGGAAACCACAGTCTTGGATGTAAATAGGCATAGTGTTCAACTCTCACTTGGGTTGTCGACAATCGTTGAGTTCAACGTTTGTATGGTGATGGTGTAGCCTTGGATTAGATGCTTGAAAACAATCTCTCCCGATGTCTTTGGTTCGCCGGCTTTTGCTTGGTATTCAATCTGAATGATGGCTTGTTGGTTGTCGTCAAACACGGTTCTCGTTTTGTCGGTATCGACTAGGTGCCAACCTATGCTTTTTAAGGGTTGAGCCCATGCTTCTGCCGGCCATAAGGTCAACATTAGATTGAATAACACCTGTTCCGGTTGTGGCAATGTGGCACCAAGGCCAGATAGAACTTGCGTGTCGATCACTTGGTTCTGGTATTGCAGCGATAGAATACGCGTACCCCAAGAGGAGAAACCGGCCAAAACCACTTTATCCGGTGTGACTTCGACTTGCACAGGAAGTTGCTGTGTATCATCTTCCCACGTAGCACTGATGAGCTGGCTGGCCGTGAGGGAGTATCCAAGTTCAGCTGGCAGTGGCAGCGCTAGCTCGGTGTCATTGTTGATAGACACACTTGCGCCAGTCGGTTGTTGAGAAACCATCGAGCAAGCAGTGAGTAGAATACCTGCTAGTGTGGCGAAGGTTATCTTTATTGCTTTGATCATCTAAAAGCCTCTCGAGAGGTTGGTCGCTCTACGCTTCTACTACTGTTGATAGCGAGCGGAGAAAGTAGCCACGCGACAAAGATCCCTGTCAGAACAGTCACTCCGAAGCTATGAATAGCATGAGTCTGGCTCAAAGATAATAAACCAAATGAGAGCAGCGTCGTTAGACCTGATAGAGTGATTGCCAACAAGGTGCACAGAGACTTTTTCTGCTCAGCAAAG is a genomic window containing:
- a CDS encoding beta-ketoacyl-[acyl-carrier-protein] synthase family protein yields the protein MPIYIQDCGFHSALGSEIADIHSCLKDEWESNMVEVNDMLNDGKHTVVGQIAGELPPIPSALAQYATRNNQLALSALNQIEDSIEQAKSQFGADRIAVVIGTSTSGISDGEAAFKHKLDQGSFPEHYHYSKQELGDTSEFISQYCSLTGPSYAISTACSSSGRVFLTAQRVLDSGMADAVLVGGVDTLCKLTLNGFHGLEALSTTHCKPFSATRDGINIGEAAAFMLLSKTKPTGVNAGKDTPNIALLGCGDSSDAHHISAPHPEGNGAEQAMRKALDSAHLQAKDIGYINAHGTATPLNDSMESKAIHRIFANKVPVSSTKPLTGHTLGAASAIEAAIAWHILKYDLPLPLQKCQDKAEDIEIDLVNCTQKLKVKNILSNSFAFGGNNISLIFGVVND
- a CDS encoding DUF3261 domain-containing protein, with amino-acid sequence MIKAIKITFATLAGILLTACSMVSQQPTGASVSINNDTELALPLPAELGYSLTASQLISATWEDDTQQLPVQVEVTPDKVVLAGFSSWGTRILSLQYQNQVIDTQVLSGLGATLPQPEQVLFNLMLTLWPAEAWAQPLKSIGWHLVDTDKTRTVFDDNQQAIIQIEYQAKAGEPKTSGEIVFKHLIQGYTITIQTLNSTIVDNPSES